A genomic segment from Micromonospora echinaurantiaca encodes:
- a CDS encoding citrate synthase, which produces MTEVKLDHPGGQLSMPVQSAVEGPAGIGVGKLLKETGLTTYDPGFVNTAACSSAITYIDGDAGILRYRGYPIEQLAEKSSFLEVSYLLIYGELPTEQQLTEFSERIRRHSLLHEEMRRFFDGFPRDAHPMAVLSSAVSAISTFYQDSLDPFDASHVEMSTVRLMAKVPTIASYAYKKSIGQPLLYPDNSLGYVENFLRMTFGVPAEPYEVDPVMAKVLDMLFVLHADHEQNCSTSTVRLVGSSNANLFASVSAGVNALFGPLHGGANQAVLEMLEKIQAQGDDVRSFVRKVKDKQDGVKLMGFGHRVYKNYDPRAAIVKKAAQDVLGRMAKPDPLLDIAMELEEIALADDFFVSRKLYPNVDFYTGLIYKAMGFPTKMFTVLFALGRLPGWIAQWREMINDPETKIGRPRQIYTGSPQRDYLPLTER; this is translated from the coding sequence ATGACGGAAGTCAAGCTCGATCACCCCGGTGGGCAGCTGTCGATGCCGGTGCAGTCCGCGGTCGAGGGCCCCGCCGGTATCGGGGTGGGCAAGCTGCTGAAGGAAACCGGGTTGACGACGTACGACCCCGGTTTCGTCAACACCGCGGCCTGCTCGTCCGCGATCACCTACATCGACGGCGACGCGGGCATCCTGCGCTACCGGGGGTACCCGATCGAGCAGCTGGCCGAGAAGTCCTCCTTCCTGGAGGTCTCCTACCTGCTGATCTACGGTGAACTGCCGACCGAGCAGCAGCTGACCGAGTTCAGCGAGCGGATCCGCCGGCACTCGCTGCTGCACGAGGAGATGCGCCGCTTCTTCGACGGCTTCCCGCGCGACGCGCACCCGATGGCCGTGCTCTCCTCGGCGGTCAGCGCCATCTCCACCTTCTACCAGGACAGCCTGGACCCGTTCGACGCCTCGCACGTGGAGATGTCCACGGTGCGGCTGATGGCGAAGGTGCCCACCATCGCCTCGTACGCGTACAAGAAGTCGATCGGCCAGCCGCTGCTGTACCCGGACAACTCGCTGGGCTACGTGGAGAACTTCCTGCGGATGACCTTCGGCGTGCCGGCGGAGCCGTACGAGGTCGACCCGGTGATGGCCAAGGTGCTGGACATGCTGTTCGTCCTGCACGCCGACCACGAGCAGAACTGCTCCACCTCCACCGTGCGGCTGGTCGGCTCCAGCAACGCCAACCTCTTCGCCTCGGTCTCCGCCGGCGTGAACGCCCTGTTCGGCCCGCTGCACGGCGGCGCCAACCAGGCCGTGCTGGAGATGCTGGAGAAGATCCAGGCCCAGGGCGACGACGTACGCTCCTTCGTCCGCAAGGTCAAGGACAAGCAGGACGGCGTCAAGCTGATGGGCTTCGGCCACCGGGTCTACAAGAACTACGACCCGCGGGCCGCAATCGTGAAGAAGGCGGCGCAGGACGTGCTCGGCCGGATGGCCAAGCCGGACCCGCTGCTGGACATCGCGATGGAGCTGGAGGAGATCGCCCTGGCGGACGACTTCTTCGTCTCCCGCAAGCTCTACCCGAACGTGGACTTCTACACCGGCCTGATCTACAAGGCCATGGGCTTCCCGACCAAGATGTTCACGGTGCTCTTCGCGCTGGGCCGGCTGCCCGGCTGGATCGCCCAGTGGCGCGAGATGATCAACGACCCGGAGACCAAGATCGGCCGCCCGCGGCAGATCTACACCGGCTCCCCGCAGCGCGACTACCTGCCGCTCACCGAGCGCTGA
- a CDS encoding glycosyltransferase family 4 protein produces MTTLRVGEPLATAPDRTCRPTPTSRPAIPQPAAGGVAPPSRRILMLSWEYPPVLVGGLGRHVHALSVALAAAGHQVTVVTRHADGAPLEEYTDGVRVIRAAEDPVTFPLATNSLLAWTMAFNHTLTRAALRATDTAEYDVIHAHDWLVAHTAMTLREHLDVPLVSTIHATEAGRHQGWLPEEMNRTIHGVEHWLSAESTRVIVCSGYMRDEVGALFGVPAGRVDVVPNGVEPQRWRAPAAAVAAARDRFAGTGPLVTFAGRLVYEKGVQHLIAGLPRLRERHPGLRVVIAGDGPYRGELEADVHRLGLGAAVSMPGFLGGTDLPAVMAASDCFAVPSIYEPFGMVALEGAAAGAPLAVSATGGLAEIVEPGVTGMTFRPHDPDGLTDAVHALLSDRERARALARRARAMVHEQYGWAAIAQRTATSYATAISTAPAVTTERAAQRMAQGHRVPPIADGNLLAAAGLR; encoded by the coding sequence GTGACCACCCTGCGGGTCGGCGAGCCGCTCGCCACCGCCCCGGACCGCACCTGCCGGCCCACCCCGACGTCCCGCCCCGCGATCCCGCAGCCCGCCGCCGGCGGCGTGGCCCCGCCGTCCCGGCGCATCCTGATGCTGTCCTGGGAGTACCCGCCGGTGCTCGTCGGCGGCCTCGGCCGCCACGTCCACGCCCTCTCCGTCGCCCTCGCCGCCGCCGGCCACCAGGTCACCGTCGTCACCCGCCACGCCGACGGCGCACCCCTGGAGGAATACACCGACGGCGTCCGCGTCATCCGCGCCGCCGAAGACCCCGTCACCTTCCCCCTGGCCACCAACAGCCTGCTGGCCTGGACCATGGCCTTCAACCACACCCTCACCCGCGCCGCCCTGCGCGCCACCGACACCGCCGAATACGACGTCATCCACGCCCACGACTGGCTCGTCGCGCACACCGCGATGACCCTGCGCGAGCACCTGGACGTCCCGCTGGTCAGCACCATCCACGCCACCGAGGCGGGCCGGCACCAGGGCTGGCTGCCCGAGGAGATGAACCGCACCATCCACGGCGTCGAACACTGGCTCAGCGCCGAGTCGACCCGGGTGATCGTCTGCTCCGGTTACATGCGCGACGAGGTGGGCGCGCTCTTCGGCGTCCCGGCCGGCCGGGTCGACGTGGTGCCCAACGGCGTCGAGCCGCAGCGCTGGCGGGCGCCGGCGGCCGCGGTCGCCGCCGCCCGGGACCGGTTCGCCGGGACCGGACCGCTGGTCACCTTCGCCGGCCGGCTGGTGTACGAGAAGGGCGTGCAGCACCTGATCGCCGGGCTGCCCCGGCTACGGGAGCGGCACCCGGGGCTGCGGGTGGTGATCGCCGGCGACGGGCCGTACCGCGGCGAGCTGGAGGCCGACGTGCACCGGCTCGGCCTGGGGGCGGCGGTGAGCATGCCCGGCTTCCTCGGCGGCACCGACCTGCCGGCGGTGATGGCGGCGTCGGACTGCTTCGCGGTGCCGAGCATCTACGAGCCGTTCGGCATGGTGGCGCTGGAGGGCGCCGCGGCCGGCGCGCCGCTGGCGGTGTCCGCGACCGGCGGGCTGGCCGAGATCGTCGAGCCCGGCGTCACCGGGATGACGTTCCGCCCGCACGATCCGGACGGGCTCACCGACGCGGTGCACGCGCTGCTGTCGGACCGGGAGCGGGCCCGCGCGCTGGCCCGCCGGGCCCGGGCCATGGTGCACGAGCAGTACGGCTGGGCCGCCATCGCGCAGCGCACCGCGACCAGCTACGCGACGGCGATCAGCACCGCCCCCGCCGTCACCACCGAACGCGCGGCGCAGCGGATGGCCCAGGGCCACCGCGTCCCGCCCATCGCCGACGGCAATCTCCTGGCCGCCGCCGGCCTGCGCTGA
- the glgX gene encoding glycogen debranching protein GlgX: protein MQVWPGERYPLGATYDGMGTNFAIFSEVAERIELCLFDEWDVGAERRVELREVDAYVWHAYIPGVEPGQRYGYRVHGPYDPANGLRCNPHKLLLDPYAKAIDGDVTWDPAVYDYEHGDPERMNTGDSAPFMPKSVVVNPYFDWGNDKPPRTPYHHSVIYEAHVRGLTMRHPDIPEELRGTYAGIASPPMIEHLTRLGVTAVELMPVHQFVHDHRLADLGLRNYWGYNTIGFFAPHHGYSALGRLGQQVQEFRGMVKALHAAGIEVILDVVYNHTAEGNHLGPTLSFKGVDNASYYRLSDDDRRYYVDYTGTGNSLNVRSPHSLQLIMDSLRYWVTEMHVDGFRFDLAATLAREFYEVDRLSTFFEVVQQDPVVSQVKLIAEPWDVGPGGYQVGNFPPMWTEWNGKYRDTVRDFWRGEPATLAEFASRISGSADLYQDDGRRPFHSINFVTCHDGFTLADLVSYNDKHNEANGEENRDGESHNRSWNCGVEGDTDDPAVLALRARQRRNFLTTLMLSQGVPMIGHGDELGRTQRGNNNAYCQDSELAWIDWDGADAELLEFTRKLVHFRRRHQVFRRRRFFTGLPVRSRLLDEPLPDLAWYTPDGREMTGEDWGNDFGRSVALFVNGEGIRERGQYGQRHLDSSFLLCFNAHDAPLDFTLPGPEFGQRWELVISTAEPEPEKTTVVEAGGALTVPDRCVVVLERTA, encoded by the coding sequence ATGCAGGTCTGGCCGGGTGAGCGCTATCCCCTCGGGGCCACCTACGACGGGATGGGCACCAACTTCGCGATCTTCTCGGAGGTGGCCGAGCGGATCGAGCTCTGCCTCTTCGACGAGTGGGACGTCGGCGCCGAACGGCGGGTCGAGCTGCGCGAGGTGGACGCCTACGTGTGGCACGCGTACATCCCGGGCGTCGAGCCCGGCCAACGGTACGGCTACCGGGTGCACGGCCCGTACGACCCGGCGAACGGGCTGCGCTGCAACCCGCACAAGCTACTGCTCGACCCGTACGCCAAGGCGATCGACGGTGACGTCACCTGGGACCCGGCGGTCTACGACTACGAGCACGGCGACCCGGAGCGGATGAACACAGGCGACTCGGCGCCGTTCATGCCGAAGTCGGTGGTGGTCAACCCGTACTTCGACTGGGGCAACGACAAACCGCCGCGCACCCCGTACCACCACTCGGTGATCTACGAGGCGCACGTGCGCGGCCTGACCATGCGCCACCCCGACATCCCCGAGGAGTTGCGCGGCACGTACGCCGGCATCGCCTCACCGCCGATGATCGAGCACCTGACGAGGCTCGGGGTGACCGCCGTCGAGCTGATGCCGGTGCACCAGTTCGTGCACGACCACCGGCTGGCCGACCTGGGCCTGCGCAACTACTGGGGCTACAACACCATCGGCTTCTTCGCCCCGCACCACGGCTACTCCGCGCTCGGCCGGCTCGGCCAGCAGGTGCAGGAGTTCCGGGGCATGGTGAAGGCGCTGCACGCCGCCGGCATCGAGGTGATCCTCGACGTGGTCTACAACCACACCGCCGAGGGCAACCACCTCGGCCCGACGCTCAGCTTCAAGGGCGTCGACAACGCCAGCTACTACCGGCTCAGCGACGACGACCGGCGTTACTACGTCGACTACACCGGCACCGGCAACAGCCTCAACGTGCGCAGCCCGCACTCGCTCCAGTTGATCATGGACTCGCTGCGCTACTGGGTGACCGAGATGCACGTCGACGGCTTCCGGTTCGACCTGGCCGCCACCCTGGCCCGCGAGTTCTACGAGGTGGACCGCCTCTCCACCTTCTTCGAGGTGGTGCAGCAGGACCCGGTGGTCAGTCAGGTCAAGCTGATCGCCGAGCCGTGGGACGTCGGCCCGGGCGGCTACCAGGTCGGCAACTTCCCGCCGATGTGGACCGAGTGGAACGGCAAGTACCGGGACACCGTGCGCGACTTCTGGCGCGGCGAGCCAGCCACCCTGGCCGAGTTCGCCTCCCGCATCTCCGGCTCGGCCGACCTCTACCAGGACGACGGGCGCCGCCCGTTCCACAGCATCAACTTCGTCACCTGCCACGACGGGTTCACCCTGGCCGACCTGGTGTCGTACAACGACAAGCACAACGAGGCCAACGGCGAGGAGAACCGGGACGGCGAGAGCCACAACCGGTCCTGGAACTGCGGCGTGGAGGGCGACACCGACGACCCGGCGGTGCTCGCCCTGCGGGCCCGGCAGCGGCGCAACTTCCTGACCACCCTGATGCTGTCGCAGGGCGTGCCGATGATCGGCCACGGCGACGAGCTGGGCCGCACCCAGCGGGGCAACAACAACGCCTACTGCCAGGACAGCGAGCTGGCCTGGATCGACTGGGACGGCGCCGACGCTGAGCTGCTGGAGTTCACCCGCAAGCTGGTCCACTTCCGCCGCCGGCACCAGGTGTTCCGCCGCCGCCGCTTCTTCACCGGGCTGCCGGTGCGCTCCCGGCTGCTCGATGAACCCCTGCCCGACCTGGCCTGGTACACCCCGGACGGTCGGGAGATGACCGGCGAGGACTGGGGCAACGACTTCGGCCGTTCGGTGGCGCTCTTCGTCAACGGCGAGGGCATCCGCGAACGCGGCCAGTACGGCCAGCGCCACCTCGACAGCTCCTTCCTGCTCTGCTTCAACGCCCACGACGCGCCGCTGGACTTCACCCTGCCCGGCCCCGAGTTCGGGCAGCGCTGGGAACTGGTGATCAGCACCGCCGAACCGGAACCGGAGAAGACGACGGTGGTCGAGGCCGGCGGCGCGCTGACCGTCCCGGACCGCTGCGTGGTGGTGCTGGAGAGGACGGCGTGA
- the treY gene encoding malto-oligosyltrehalose synthase: protein MAATPPPDPVRALTKVTTPSPTHRVGATYRIQVRPGFDLAATAGLADYLADLGVSHLYSAPLLTAAPGSAHGYDVVDHRAVNPELGGEAGRRRLLRALRAAGLGLVVDIVPNHAGVAVPAANPAWWDVLRRGRESAYAGWFDIDWERGRLLLPVLADTPDALDDLKLADGELRYHEHRFPIADGTGDGTPRQVHDRQHYELVSWRRGDAELTYRRFFAVSDLAGLRVEDPEVFAATHAEILRWAAAGEVDGIRVDHPDGLRDPAGYLARLRAAAPGAWLVVEKILEYGEELPDWPVDGTTGYDTLAAVGGLFVDSDAEADFTALDTRLVGHPTSWQNLTHDTKLAAATRLLAAELTRLAALAPEVEPAAARSALAELAAAFAVYRGYPPEGARHLAAARAEAGRRRPDLTGTLDALTRRLRDPDDELAQRFPQFTGAVMAKGVEDTAFYRWSRFVALNEVGGSPAHFGVPPAEFHRFATARQVRWPASMTTLSTHDTKRSEDVRARLAVLSELPERWASLVGDWMARAPLRDPAFAHLLWQTAVGAWPIERERLHAYAEKAAREAAASTSWTDPDPAFERAMHALVDAMYDDAALNAAIGDVAAEITPAGWSNALGQKLVQLAMPGVPDTYQGTELWDNSLVDPDNRRPVDFAVRRQLLARLDAGWRPAVDATGAAKLLVVSRTLRLRRDRPELFTGYRPVPVRGPAARHAVAFDRGGAIAVATRLPLRLAAAGGWRDTTLSISVHSVTDMFTGRVYSGSDLLLHDLLSTYPVALLAPVDLVEAAA from the coding sequence ATGGCCGCCACCCCGCCCCCCGATCCGGTCCGGGCACTGACCAAGGTGACGACGCCGTCGCCGACCCACCGGGTCGGGGCGACCTACCGCATCCAGGTCCGGCCCGGCTTCGACCTGGCCGCCACCGCCGGCCTCGCCGACTACCTGGCCGACCTCGGCGTCAGCCACCTCTACAGCGCGCCGCTGCTGACCGCCGCCCCCGGCTCCGCGCACGGCTACGACGTGGTCGACCACCGGGCGGTCAACCCGGAACTGGGCGGCGAGGCCGGCCGGCGACGGCTGCTGCGCGCGCTGCGGGCAGCCGGCCTCGGCCTGGTCGTGGACATCGTGCCGAACCACGCCGGGGTGGCCGTGCCGGCGGCCAACCCGGCCTGGTGGGACGTGCTGCGCCGGGGGCGCGAGTCGGCGTACGCGGGCTGGTTCGACATCGACTGGGAGCGCGGCCGGCTGCTGCTGCCGGTGCTGGCCGACACCCCGGACGCCCTCGACGACCTCAAGCTGGCCGACGGGGAGCTGCGCTACCACGAGCACCGCTTCCCGATCGCCGACGGCACCGGCGACGGCACGCCCCGGCAGGTGCACGACCGGCAGCACTACGAGCTGGTCTCCTGGCGCCGCGGGGACGCCGAGCTGACGTACCGCCGGTTCTTCGCCGTCTCCGACCTGGCCGGACTGCGGGTGGAGGACCCGGAGGTCTTCGCCGCCACGCACGCCGAGATCCTGCGCTGGGCGGCGGCCGGCGAGGTCGACGGCATCCGGGTCGACCACCCCGACGGGCTGCGCGACCCGGCCGGCTACCTGGCCCGACTCCGGGCCGCCGCGCCGGGCGCCTGGCTGGTGGTGGAGAAGATCCTGGAGTACGGCGAGGAACTGCCGGACTGGCCGGTGGACGGCACCACCGGCTACGACACGCTCGCCGCCGTCGGCGGCCTCTTCGTCGATTCCGACGCCGAGGCCGACTTCACCGCCCTGGACACCCGGCTCGTCGGCCACCCCACCTCGTGGCAGAACCTGACCCACGACACCAAGCTCGCCGCGGCCACCCGGCTGCTGGCCGCCGAGCTGACCCGGCTGGCCGCGCTCGCCCCCGAGGTGGAACCGGCCGCGGCCCGGTCGGCGCTGGCCGAACTCGCCGCCGCCTTCGCGGTGTACCGGGGCTACCCGCCGGAGGGCGCCCGGCACCTGGCCGCCGCCCGCGCCGAGGCCGGCCGCCGCCGTCCCGACCTCACCGGCACCCTGGACGCGCTCACCCGCCGGCTGCGCGACCCCGACGACGAGCTGGCCCAGCGGTTCCCGCAGTTCACCGGCGCGGTGATGGCCAAGGGCGTGGAGGACACCGCGTTCTACCGGTGGAGCCGGTTCGTGGCGCTCAACGAGGTCGGTGGCAGCCCGGCCCACTTCGGCGTGCCGCCGGCCGAGTTCCACCGGTTCGCCACCGCCCGGCAGGTGCGCTGGCCGGCGAGCATGACCACGCTCTCCACCCACGACACCAAGCGGTCGGAGGACGTCCGGGCCCGGCTGGCCGTGCTGTCGGAGCTGCCGGAGCGCTGGGCGTCGCTGGTGGGCGACTGGATGGCACGGGCACCGCTGCGCGACCCGGCGTTCGCGCACCTGCTGTGGCAGACCGCCGTCGGCGCCTGGCCGATCGAGCGCGAGCGCCTTCATGCGTACGCCGAGAAGGCGGCCCGGGAGGCCGCCGCGTCGACCAGCTGGACCGACCCCGACCCGGCGTTCGAGCGGGCCATGCACGCGCTGGTCGACGCGATGTACGACGACGCCGCCCTGAACGCCGCGATCGGTGACGTCGCCGCCGAGATCACCCCGGCCGGCTGGTCCAACGCGCTCGGGCAGAAGCTGGTGCAGCTGGCCATGCCCGGGGTGCCGGACACCTACCAGGGCACCGAGCTGTGGGACAACTCGCTGGTCGACCCGGACAACCGCCGGCCGGTCGACTTCGCCGTACGCCGGCAGCTGCTGGCCCGGCTCGACGCCGGTTGGCGGCCGGCGGTGGACGCGACCGGGGCGGCCAAGCTGCTGGTGGTGTCGCGGACCCTGCGGCTGCGCCGGGACCGCCCGGAGCTGTTCACCGGCTACCGGCCGGTGCCGGTGCGCGGGCCGGCCGCCCGGCACGCGGTGGCCTTCGACCGGGGCGGCGCGATCGCGGTGGCGACCCGGCTGCCGCTGCGGCTGGCCGCCGCCGGCGGGTGGCGCGACACCACCCTGTCGATTTCCGTTCACAGCGTTACGGACATGTTCACCGGACGGGTCTACAGTGGGTCTGACCTGCTCCTTCATGATCTGCTGAGCACCTATCCCGTCGCCCTCCTCGCTCCCGTCGATCTCGTGGAGGCTGCCGCATGA
- the treZ gene encoding malto-oligosyltrehalose trehalohydrolase, with translation MTEFSVWAPEAARVRLRHFGGADHEMRAAAGGWWRVEVPGAGPGTDYAFLLDDDDHALPDPRSAWQPAGVHGPSRLYSHSSFPWTDASWTGRQLPGSVLYELHIGTFTPEGTFDAAIGKLDHLVDLGVDLIELLPVNAFNGEHNWGYDGVCWFAPHEPYGGPDGLKRLVDAAHAKGLGVILDVVYNHFGPSGAYAPMFAPYLSEQSNPWGRTVNLDGPHSDGVRRYIIDSVLMWLRDYHVDGLRLDAVHAMPDSRAVHLLEEMTVEVEALSTHLGRPLSLIAESDLNDPRLITPREAGGYGLHAQWNDDAHHALHTLLTGERQGYYGDFGSLEALTDVLTGGFFHAGTWSSFRQRHHGRPVDRQRLPGHRLVAYLQNHDQIGNRATGDRISASLSPALLRVGATLLLTAPFTPMLFMGEEWAASTPWQFFTSHPEPELAAAVAAGRKREFASHGWASADVPDPQDPETFLRSRLDWAELDKPDHREMYEFYRRLIALRKSRADLSDPRLHAVDVRHGDQFLLMRRGECLVAANLAGKPQRITLPGVARRVLLATGDGVTVMRDRIELPAETAAIVAF, from the coding sequence ATGACCGAGTTCAGCGTGTGGGCGCCCGAAGCCGCCCGGGTCCGGCTGCGCCACTTCGGCGGCGCCGACCACGAGATGCGCGCCGCCGCCGGCGGGTGGTGGCGGGTCGAGGTGCCCGGCGCCGGCCCCGGCACCGACTACGCCTTCCTCCTCGACGACGACGATCACGCCCTGCCCGACCCGCGCTCGGCGTGGCAGCCGGCGGGCGTGCACGGGCCGAGTCGGCTCTACTCCCACTCCTCGTTCCCCTGGACCGACGCGTCGTGGACCGGCCGGCAACTGCCCGGCAGCGTCCTGTACGAGCTGCACATCGGCACGTTCACCCCCGAGGGCACCTTCGACGCGGCCATCGGCAAGCTCGACCACCTGGTCGACCTGGGCGTCGACCTGATCGAGCTGCTGCCGGTCAACGCCTTCAACGGCGAGCACAACTGGGGGTACGACGGGGTCTGCTGGTTCGCCCCGCACGAGCCCTACGGCGGGCCGGACGGGCTGAAACGCCTGGTCGACGCCGCCCACGCCAAGGGGCTGGGGGTGATCCTCGACGTCGTCTACAACCATTTCGGCCCCTCCGGGGCCTACGCGCCGATGTTCGCGCCGTACCTCAGCGAGCAGAGCAACCCGTGGGGCCGCACGGTCAACCTGGACGGGCCGCACTCCGACGGCGTGCGCCGCTACATCATCGACTCGGTGCTGATGTGGTTGCGCGACTACCACGTCGACGGGCTGAGGCTGGACGCCGTGCACGCGATGCCCGACTCCCGCGCGGTGCACCTGCTCGAAGAGATGACGGTCGAGGTCGAGGCGCTGTCGACGCACCTGGGCCGGCCGCTGTCGCTGATCGCCGAATCCGACCTCAACGACCCGCGACTCATCACGCCCCGCGAGGCGGGTGGGTACGGCCTGCACGCCCAGTGGAACGACGACGCCCACCACGCCCTGCACACGCTGCTCACGGGGGAGCGGCAGGGGTACTACGGGGACTTTGGGTCCCTCGAAGCGCTGACCGACGTGCTGACCGGCGGGTTCTTCCACGCCGGCACCTGGTCGTCGTTCCGGCAGCGTCACCACGGGCGGCCGGTGGACCGGCAGCGGCTGCCGGGGCACCGGTTGGTTGCCTATCTCCAGAACCACGACCAGATCGGGAACCGGGCTACTGGGGATCGGATCTCGGCGTCGCTGTCGCCTGCGCTGCTGCGGGTGGGGGCTACGTTGCTGCTGACGGCGCCCTTTACGCCGATGCTGTTCATGGGGGAGGAGTGGGCGGCTTCCACGCCGTGGCAGTTCTTCACGTCGCATCCCGAGCCGGAGTTGGCTGCTGCCGTCGCCGCTGGGCGTAAGCGGGAGTTCGCCTCGCACGGGTGGGCTTCGGCTGACGTGCCGGATCCGCAGGATCCGGAGACGTTCCTGCGGTCGCGGTTGGACTGGGCGGAGCTGGACAAGCCGGACCACCGGGAGATGTACGAGTTCTACCGGCGGCTGATCGCGCTGCGGAAGTCACGGGCTGACCTGTCGGATCCGCGGCTGCACGCGGTGGACGTGCGGCACGGCGACCAGTTCCTGCTGATGCGGCGGGGGGAGTGCCTGGTGGCGGCGAACTTGGCGGGCAAGCCGCAGCGGATCACGTTGCCAGGGGTGGCGCGGCGGGTGCTGCTGGCGACCGGGGACGGGGTGACGGTGATGCGTGACCGCATTGAGCTTCCGGCAGAGACGGCGGCGATCGTTGCGTTCTAA